GCCACGGATGGCGCGCACGGTCATGACCGGCCCGCCCTCGGGTCGGCCACGCGCCGCACGGTCACAGCCCGACGTCGGCCATGAGCGTGCCGAGCTCGGTCTGGCCGAGCACACGCACACGACCCGGACGCAGGTCGCCGAGGCGCACCGGCCCGATCTTCGTGCGGACCAGCTGGGTCACGGGGTGGCCCACCTCGTCGAACATCCGGCGGACGATGCGGTTGCGGCCCGCGTGCAGCTCGACCTCGACGAGGCTCGACTGCGGGTTCGTGTCGACGACCTTGTAGCGGTCGACCTTCGCGGTGCCGTCCTCGAGCTCGATGCCGTGGAGCATCGCGTTGGCGACGGTCCCGGTCACGCGACCCTGGACGTGCACGAGGTACGTCTTGGGGATCTCGTACTTCGGGTGCGCCAGACGGTTGGCGAGCTCTCCGTCGTTCGTGAGGATGAGCAGGCCCTCCGACTCCGCGTCGAGGCGACCGACGTGAAACAGTCGCTCTGGGCGGTCCGCGACGAACTGCGCGAGCGTCGGGCGTCCCTCCGGGTCGTGCATCGTCGAGACGACGCCGAGCGGCTTGTTCAGAGCGATCGTCACGAGGGACGTGTCGAGCTGGATCCGCATGCCGTCGACGTGCACGGCGTTCTTCACCGGGTCCACGCGCACGCCGAGCTCGGTCACGAGGACCCCGTCGACCTCGACACGACCGTTCGTGATGAGGTTCTCGCAGGCACGACGCGACCCTAGGCCGGCCGTCGCGAGCACCTTCTGCAGGCGGACCCCGTCCGGTACGTGGACGTCGCGGGGCGCTTGTTGTGGGAGTGCCTTCTTGCGGCCACCACGGGTGTTGCTCATCTACTTGTCCTCCAGTTCAGGCGCTACGGGTTGCTCGTGCGCTCCGGCTCCTACCAGTCCTGCCCACCGATCGTCGCGACCACGGGGTCCGACGTCGTCGAGACCGTCCAAGGCGTCGATCTCCGGCAGGTGCGGCGCGAGCGCGGGCAGCTCGTCGAGCGAAGAAAAGCCCATACGCTCCATGAAGTATCCCGTGGTTCCGTAGAGCAGCGCACCACTCGACGCGTCGGTGCCCACCTCGGCGACGAGTCCGCGTGCGCTCAGGGTGCGCACCACGCCGTCGACGTTGACCCCGCGGACGGCCGAGACCTGCCCGCGCGTGACCGGCTGGCGGTACGCGATGACGGCGAGCGTCTCGAGCGCGGCCTGGGTCAGACGCGCCGTCTGACCATCTGTGACAAAGCGCGCGACCACGTCCGCGAACGCCGGAGCGCTGTAGATCCGCCACCCGCCGCCGGCCTCGCGCAGCTCGAAGCCCGCCGGCCGACGGGGCTCGCCCTCCTCGGGCAGCACGGACGGCTCCCCCGGTGGCCGCCCGGCATACTCCGCCGACAGGGTCCGCAAGCACTCCTCGACCTCGGGGACCGGGACCGCGAGCGCTGTGGCGAGACGCACAACCGAGACCGGCTCGTCCGTCACCATGAGGACGGCCTCGACCGCAGCCAGCACCCCTCCGGGGAGCGAGCGGACGTCAGGCTCGAGCGCTGCGGCGTCGTCGGCCGTGCTCATCGCTCGTCTCCTTCGTCGTCGGTGCGGTGGTCGTCGTGCTCTCAGGAGACATCGTGCCAGAGGAGAGGTC
This sequence is a window from Sanguibacter antarcticus. Protein-coding genes within it:
- a CDS encoding pseudouridine synthase, which encodes MSNTRGGRKKALPQQAPRDVHVPDGVRLQKVLATAGLGSRRACENLITNGRVEVDGVLVTELGVRVDPVKNAVHVDGMRIQLDTSLVTIALNKPLGVVSTMHDPEGRPTLAQFVADRPERLFHVGRLDAESEGLLILTNDGELANRLAHPKYEIPKTYLVHVQGRVTGTVANAMLHGIELEDGTAKVDRYKVVDTNPQSSLVEVELHAGRNRIVRRMFDEVGHPVTQLVRTKIGPVRLGDLRPGRVRVLGQTELGTLMADVGL
- the scpB gene encoding SMC-Scp complex subunit ScpB → MSTADDAAALEPDVRSLPGGVLAAVEAVLMVTDEPVSVVRLATALAVPVPEVEECLRTLSAEYAGRPPGEPSVLPEEGEPRRPAGFELREAGGGWRIYSAPAFADVVARFVTDGQTARLTQAALETLAVIAYRQPVTRGQVSAVRGVNVDGVVRTLSARGLVAEVGTDASSGALLYGTTGYFMERMGFSSLDELPALAPHLPEIDALDGLDDVGPRGRDDRWAGLVGAGAHEQPVAPELEDK